The following coding sequences lie in one Porphyromonas asaccharolytica DSM 20707 genomic window:
- a CDS encoding TonB-dependent receptor plug domain-containing protein → MRRSCFYLFLLLASCVLPLTAQRDTLSHRRDTIDYKSLGEVIVVAPTHRRIMQQQALSAISLDVKPLIASMGSLNELVAQSSGVRLRESGGVGSSNELSINGMSGHAVRYFINGVPLSSMGEGASLATLPVNLIDRVEIYKGVVPPELGMDALGGAVNIVTNSRGESYLDCSLRGGSFHTYALDLTGQYREQRSGFTVRPTLRYQYSKNDYIMRGVEVWNAETQEYERRDFRRFHDGYKSLLGRLQLGVTKKPWADAALLGVGYTKSVSEIQTGFRQTLVIGEAMRDRDDLSFSAHYAKRNLFTPGLSATIDASFARNHIIITDTAYRKYSWDGTFVETHYSEVMRRTRMIRHTVRPTWTARANLAYTLPKGGHLNFNYQMTAIANERYDTYDPNFEASRDRMGRHIMGLSYGTTLLNGRLRGTVFVKDYLYHVAIEQADMYWLTGSDKVPAQQTKNQMGYGLGLRYTIANELAIKGSFERATRLPTARELMGNGANIYPNFKLHPEQAYNLNLTLYGQAQWGDLHFLNYEATAFYRDISNYIHRVVMGDVESQYDNVGSSLVIGGEMEVKYNYANLLDLTLNGTYTDERDRTRINIYGKPNPTYGYRIPNDPFLYGNLLLGANWRKPFGIQASAIHFNAGLGYIHWFYLTWAAFGRKNTKAIIPTSYDLSAGVTWSFAHDRYSISLQSSNLLDRPLYDNYMLQKPGRAFYCKLRIFLN, encoded by the coding sequence ATGAGACGTAGCTGCTTTTACCTATTCCTGCTACTAGCTAGCTGTGTGCTCCCGCTCACTGCGCAGCGGGATACGCTCAGTCACCGTCGTGACACGATAGACTACAAGAGCCTCGGCGAGGTGATTGTCGTGGCGCCTACGCATAGACGTATCATGCAGCAGCAGGCGCTCTCGGCTATCAGCCTAGATGTCAAGCCTCTGATCGCCTCGATGGGTAGTCTCAACGAGTTGGTCGCTCAGAGTTCGGGGGTACGGCTCAGAGAGTCTGGTGGGGTAGGCTCTAGCAATGAGCTTTCGATCAATGGTATGTCGGGGCATGCTGTCCGCTACTTTATCAATGGAGTGCCGCTCTCCTCGATGGGCGAGGGGGCTTCGCTCGCTACGCTGCCGGTGAACCTCATCGATCGTGTCGAAATCTACAAGGGGGTCGTGCCCCCTGAGCTGGGTATGGATGCCCTCGGTGGAGCGGTCAACATCGTGACTAACAGCCGCGGGGAGAGCTATCTGGACTGTTCGCTACGGGGAGGCTCCTTTCACACCTATGCCTTAGATCTGACGGGGCAGTATAGAGAGCAGCGGAGTGGCTTTACGGTACGTCCTACGCTACGCTACCAGTACTCCAAAAATGACTACATCATGCGTGGTGTGGAGGTGTGGAATGCTGAGACGCAAGAGTACGAGCGGCGAGACTTCCGACGCTTTCACGATGGCTACAAGTCGCTCTTGGGACGACTACAACTGGGCGTGACCAAAAAGCCTTGGGCAGACGCCGCCCTGCTTGGGGTGGGCTATACAAAGAGCGTGAGTGAGATACAGACCGGTTTTCGCCAGACGCTAGTCATCGGCGAGGCGATGCGTGATCGTGACGACTTGAGCTTTTCAGCGCATTATGCCAAGCGCAATCTCTTTACCCCTGGGCTATCCGCTACGATAGATGCTTCCTTCGCTCGTAACCATATCATAATCACAGATACCGCCTATCGCAAGTATAGCTGGGACGGTACCTTCGTAGAGACACACTACAGTGAGGTGATGCGCCGCACTCGTATGATTCGCCACACGGTGCGTCCTACCTGGACGGCACGGGCTAACCTCGCCTACACGCTCCCCAAGGGCGGGCATCTTAATTTCAACTATCAGATGACCGCCATAGCCAATGAGCGGTACGACACTTACGATCCTAATTTTGAGGCTTCGAGAGATCGTATGGGAAGGCACATTATGGGGCTTTCGTATGGCACGACGCTTCTCAATGGACGTCTGCGTGGAACGGTCTTTGTCAAGGACTACCTCTATCACGTTGCCATCGAGCAGGCTGATATGTACTGGCTGACAGGATCGGACAAGGTGCCTGCGCAGCAGACGAAAAACCAAATGGGCTATGGTCTAGGCTTACGCTACACCATCGCTAACGAGCTAGCGATCAAAGGTTCCTTCGAGCGTGCCACTCGTCTGCCGACAGCTCGCGAATTGATGGGTAATGGCGCCAACATCTACCCTAACTTCAAGCTCCACCCCGAGCAGGCTTACAACCTGAACTTAACGCTCTACGGTCAGGCGCAATGGGGCGACCTGCACTTTCTCAACTACGAGGCGACAGCCTTCTATCGTGACATCTCCAACTACATTCACCGTGTGGTCATGGGTGATGTCGAGAGTCAGTACGATAATGTCGGCTCGTCACTCGTCATCGGAGGCGAGATGGAGGTCAAGTACAACTACGCCAACCTCCTGGACCTCACGCTCAACGGCACTTACACCGATGAGCGTGACCGCACGCGCATCAACATCTACGGTAAGCCGAACCCGACCTACGGCTATCGGATACCCAACGACCCCTTCCTCTATGGCAATCTACTCCTAGGGGCTAACTGGCGCAAGCCGTTTGGCATTCAAGCAAGTGCCATACACTTCAACGCTGGACTGGGCTATATCCACTGGTTCTACCTCACGTGGGCAGCTTTCGGCCGCAAGAACACTAAAGCGATCATTCCGACTAGCTACGACCTCTCAGCAGGGGTCACCTGGAGCTTTGCTCACGATCGCTACTCCATATCACTGCAGAGCAGCAATTTGCTAGACCGTCCGCTCTATGACAACTACATGCTACAGAAGCCTGGACGCGCCTTCTACTGCAAGCTCCGCATATTCCTGAACTAG
- a CDS encoding sirohydrochlorin cobaltochelatase, translated as MTALLGGLSLQAGNKIFETDSLFAAMGPNDKGAILVVHFGTTHDDTRRVTLDAINERIAAAHPDLEVRQAYSSRIVRKRLAARGIEIPTPGEALKELAQEGFTHLLVVSTTIVDGVEMESLSYEVAHLQQLFKKIRLVTPLLFYESDYKDLVSIMTAHLDPEVAYLWVGHGTYDSATAQYAMLDHYLQNHGYDQVIVGCVEGYPYYEEALERLRATGLKRVSLQPLMIVAGEHAKEDMLQEWQPRLEALGYQVESVVRGLGELPEVQEMIVKKVDFFMTHHRLSIMDKKAIYEETGEKLHQSDSIAQ; from the coding sequence ATGACTGCACTACTAGGCGGGCTGTCGCTACAAGCGGGCAATAAGATCTTTGAGACTGACTCGCTCTTTGCGGCTATGGGACCGAATGACAAAGGGGCTATCCTCGTAGTTCACTTTGGCACAACGCACGACGACACCCGTCGGGTGACCCTCGATGCGATCAATGAGCGCATAGCTGCCGCCCATCCTGATCTAGAGGTTCGTCAAGCCTATAGCTCTCGTATCGTGCGCAAGCGTCTAGCAGCGCGGGGTATAGAGATCCCCACGCCTGGCGAAGCACTTAAGGAGTTAGCGCAAGAGGGCTTTACTCATCTGCTGGTGGTCTCGACGACGATCGTCGATGGCGTAGAGATGGAGTCGCTCTCCTACGAGGTGGCTCACTTGCAGCAACTCTTTAAGAAGATCCGGCTGGTGACCCCTTTACTCTTCTACGAAAGCGACTACAAGGACTTGGTTTCTATCATGACGGCTCATCTGGATCCTGAGGTGGCTTACCTATGGGTAGGGCACGGCACCTACGATAGTGCTACAGCTCAGTACGCTATGCTGGATCACTACTTGCAAAATCACGGCTATGATCAGGTGATCGTGGGCTGTGTGGAGGGCTACCCTTACTACGAGGAGGCTCTAGAGCGTCTGCGTGCTACAGGCCTTAAGCGAGTCTCTCTACAGCCACTGATGATCGTGGCAGGTGAACATGCCAAGGAGGATATGCTCCAAGAGTGGCAACCCCGTCTAGAGGCTCTCGGCTATCAGGTCGAGAGCGTGGTGCGTGGTCTGGGCGAGCTCCCTGAGGTGCAGGAGATGATCGTGAAGAAGGTCGACTTCTTCATGACACATCATCGTCTCTCGATTATGGACAAGAAAGCGATCTATGAGGAGACGGGCGAAAAGTTACACCAGTCTGACTCCATAGCTCAGTAA
- a CDS encoding cobyrinate a,c-diamide synthase, translating to MTSLPSLLIAAPLSESGKSTLTMGLLRAYTRRGLATQAFKCGPDYVDPKLHSVATGRPAVNLDLFMYGAERVQALYHYYSQDAQAVIVEGVMGLFDGYDRDKGSAADIARLLDLPVVLVVTPRSMAYTVAPLLYGLQHFDPRVKIAGVIFNKVSSERHLTYLTQAAADAGVPVLGSLPRVDDIAIPSRYLGLDVDDLAQIDRYADQVADLLEQHLDIDRLLAISSERKEQSYEAPTLQKHSSSAPRRIAVARDDAFTFLYQENVRQLEQWGEITYFSPLSDRALLPSDFVYLPGGYPELHLEQLSANKSMLDSLRDYIREGGAMLAEGGGMLLLCEAIIDEKGTPYPLVGALQQTATMQQRGLALGYRQLEIAGVAVRGHEFHYSRILDPLPSTAQQYNAWGDPVATALWHTGRCYATYTHLALTEELLAQLL from the coding sequence ATGACATCTCTTCCCTCCCTCCTCATCGCAGCGCCCCTCTCTGAGAGTGGCAAAAGCACGCTCACCATGGGCCTTCTTCGTGCTTACACACGCCGTGGACTGGCCACTCAAGCCTTCAAGTGCGGCCCTGACTACGTAGATCCTAAGCTACACAGCGTGGCAACGGGTCGCCCGGCGGTCAATCTGGACCTCTTTATGTACGGAGCCGAGCGGGTGCAGGCACTCTACCACTACTATAGTCAGGATGCTCAGGCAGTCATCGTGGAGGGCGTGATGGGACTCTTTGATGGTTACGATCGGGACAAAGGTTCCGCGGCGGACATTGCTCGGCTCCTAGACCTACCGGTCGTGCTCGTCGTGACACCGCGCTCGATGGCTTACACGGTGGCTCCGCTACTCTACGGATTGCAGCACTTTGACCCAAGGGTTAAGATAGCGGGAGTCATCTTCAACAAAGTCTCCTCGGAGCGTCACTTGACCTATCTCACGCAGGCTGCCGCAGATGCGGGCGTGCCAGTGCTGGGGTCGCTGCCTCGTGTTGACGACATCGCCATCCCCAGTCGCTACTTAGGGCTGGACGTTGACGACTTGGCGCAGATAGATCGCTATGCCGATCAGGTGGCCGACCTCTTAGAGCAACATCTAGACATTGACCGACTCCTAGCCATCTCCTCAGAGCGAAAGGAGCAGTCTTACGAAGCACCCACTCTGCAAAAGCACTCTTCGTCAGCTCCTCGTCGCATAGCGGTGGCTCGTGACGACGCTTTCACCTTTCTCTATCAAGAGAATGTGCGCCAGCTAGAGCAGTGGGGCGAGATAACTTACTTCAGTCCACTCTCTGACAGAGCACTACTGCCGAGTGACTTTGTCTATCTGCCGGGTGGCTACCCCGAGCTACACTTGGAGCAATTATCAGCCAATAAGTCGATGCTGGACAGTCTCCGTGACTACATCCGTGAGGGCGGTGCCATGCTTGCCGAGGGCGGAGGTATGCTCCTCCTCTGCGAAGCGATCATCGATGAGAAAGGCACCCCCTATCCGCTCGTGGGGGCGCTACAGCAGACCGCCACGATGCAGCAGCGCGGGCTAGCTCTTGGCTACCGACAGCTCGAGATAGCAGGCGTGGCGGTGCGTGGACACGAGTTTCATTACTCCCGCATCCTCGATCCGCTACCCTCGACAGCACAGCAATACAATGCGTGGGGCGACCCCGTGGCGACCGCACTGTGGCATACAGGTCGCTGCTATGCCACCTATACGCATCTAGCCCTTACCGAGGAGCTCTTAGCCCAACTGCTGTAG
- the cbiD gene encoding cobalt-precorrin-5B (C(1))-methyltransferase CbiD, translating to MILIIGGTTEGRKALEVCEEAGKPFYYSTRGASQELSMHHGIRLEGGMNGEEMAHFCTEREIALVVDAAHPFAMGVHQSVADCVARLQLPVIRYERTFPVLPASVVVLDSFDAALTYLLKHQPQRLLALTGVNSIERLRAYWTQHETYLRVMPIAETEERLRQSDFPPERVVYYDKEQCDREIFATLQPDMILLKESGDTSGFAAKVEEALALGITVLVIRRPQIPYPATVTVEGPVGLRRSIERLLGSDFFPQRIGLTTGTTATAAATAALLTLLNEESYSEVTVTLPQGERIPFPIQQTELTEQGARAVAIKDAGSDPDVTDGAEIVADLSLTQAHSGVAFLQGEGVGRVTLPGIGLDIGEPAVNPVPRQMMRQALGSLVDLSQVGIDLTISVPKGRKLAQSTFNPRLGILDGISILGTTGVVRPYSSEAFVESIRRELEVSKSVYGKHLVLNSGGRSERYLKGRFPDLPANAFVQYGNFIGETLSLANELGFPQITLGIMIGKAVKLAAGELDTHSKKVVMDKAFITALASASGATAEQEQQISEMTLARELWQIFPDGTHPLYQSIVDHCYQVCKPLVPSAQLEVLLIPDSQL from the coding sequence ATGATACTAATCATCGGAGGAACCACAGAGGGGCGCAAAGCGCTCGAAGTATGTGAGGAGGCGGGCAAGCCTTTTTACTACTCCACACGAGGAGCTTCGCAAGAGCTCTCGATGCACCACGGGATACGTCTAGAGGGAGGTATGAATGGTGAGGAGATGGCGCACTTCTGTACGGAGCGGGAGATCGCCCTCGTCGTAGATGCGGCGCACCCCTTCGCTATGGGCGTGCACCAGAGCGTGGCTGATTGCGTAGCTCGCCTGCAGCTCCCTGTGATCCGGTACGAGCGTACCTTCCCCGTCCTGCCCGCCTCGGTTGTAGTGCTAGACTCCTTTGACGCTGCGCTGACGTATCTCCTCAAGCACCAGCCCCAGCGACTACTAGCCCTGACAGGTGTTAACTCGATCGAGCGACTGAGAGCCTACTGGACCCAGCATGAGACCTATCTGCGGGTGATGCCGATCGCAGAGACCGAGGAGCGACTACGTCAGAGCGACTTCCCGCCAGAGCGGGTGGTCTACTATGATAAGGAGCAGTGTGATCGAGAAATCTTTGCCACACTCCAACCAGACATGATCCTGCTCAAGGAGAGTGGCGACACGAGTGGCTTCGCGGCAAAAGTGGAGGAAGCACTCGCACTCGGCATCACCGTGCTGGTCATCCGAAGACCACAGATCCCTTATCCTGCCACAGTTACCGTCGAGGGTCCCGTAGGACTTCGCCGCTCCATAGAGAGACTACTGGGGAGCGACTTCTTCCCTCAGCGCATCGGCTTAACGACTGGCACCACTGCCACGGCTGCTGCTACAGCTGCTCTGCTCACACTACTCAACGAGGAGTCTTACAGCGAGGTGACCGTGACCCTCCCTCAGGGCGAGCGAATCCCCTTTCCGATCCAGCAAACCGAGCTAACAGAGCAAGGTGCTCGGGCAGTCGCTATCAAGGATGCTGGCAGCGATCCCGACGTAACCGATGGCGCAGAGATCGTTGCTGACTTGTCACTTACGCAGGCACACAGCGGGGTTGCCTTCCTCCAAGGCGAAGGGGTAGGGCGCGTCACGCTCCCCGGCATCGGACTAGACATCGGAGAGCCTGCCGTCAACCCTGTACCGCGTCAGATGATGCGTCAAGCACTCGGCTCTTTGGTCGACCTATCCCAAGTAGGCATCGACCTAACCATCTCCGTCCCCAAGGGACGTAAGCTCGCTCAGAGCACCTTCAATCCACGGCTAGGCATCCTAGACGGCATCTCTATCCTCGGCACTACAGGGGTCGTGCGTCCCTATTCGAGCGAAGCCTTTGTTGAGTCGATACGTCGTGAGCTGGAGGTGAGCAAGTCGGTCTACGGCAAGCATCTCGTGCTCAACTCAGGCGGACGCAGCGAGCGGTACCTCAAGGGGCGCTTTCCCGACCTGCCCGCCAATGCTTTCGTTCAGTATGGCAACTTTATCGGGGAGACGCTCAGCCTCGCCAATGAACTGGGCTTCCCGCAGATCACCCTAGGCATCATGATCGGCAAGGCGGTCAAGCTGGCGGCTGGCGAACTAGACACACATAGCAAGAAGGTGGTGATGGACAAAGCCTTCATCACCGCCCTTGCCTCTGCTAGTGGTGCAACCGCTGAGCAAGAGCAGCAGATCAGCGAGATGACCCTAGCTCGCGAACTATGGCAGATCTTCCCCGATGGCACACATCCGCTCTACCAGAGCATTGTCGATCATTGCTATCAAGTCTGCAAACCCCTCGTTCCCTCAGCACAGCTCGAGGTACTTCTTATCCCTGACTCACAACTTTAG
- a CDS encoding ABC transporter ATP-binding protein: MKRTRVVASELNATIWSGQLTCLIGSNGVGKSTLLRTIAAFQPKLGGALLVEGKEIQQYTAKELARRISVVLTERLIMSNTTAYEMIALGRSLYTGFWGQMDESNRQAVNEAIELVGIQPLAKRMIDSLSDGERQKVMIAKALAQETPIILLDEPTAFLDFPSKVEMLQLLLRLSREAHKTIFLSTHDLELALQIADQVWLLDDNHVLHMGPPRALASDGTLPSYFAAKGIDFDPETLHFSIHASKV; encoded by the coding sequence ATGAAGCGCACGCGCGTCGTAGCGAGTGAGCTCAATGCTACTATCTGGTCAGGACAGCTCACTTGCCTCATCGGGTCAAATGGTGTGGGCAAGTCGACGCTGCTCAGGACGATCGCAGCCTTTCAGCCGAAGCTCGGTGGTGCGCTACTGGTCGAAGGCAAGGAGATACAGCAGTATACCGCCAAAGAGCTGGCGCGACGTATCAGCGTCGTGCTAACGGAGCGACTCATCATGAGCAATACGACCGCCTACGAGATGATCGCCTTAGGACGGAGCCTCTACACGGGATTCTGGGGGCAGATGGATGAGAGCAACCGTCAGGCGGTCAACGAAGCGATAGAGCTGGTCGGCATACAACCTCTAGCCAAGCGAATGATCGACTCGCTCAGTGACGGCGAGCGTCAGAAGGTGATGATCGCCAAGGCACTAGCTCAGGAGACACCCATCATACTACTAGACGAACCGACCGCCTTCCTAGACTTCCCCTCGAAGGTGGAGATGCTGCAGCTCCTCCTTCGCTTGTCTCGTGAGGCGCACAAGACGATCTTCCTCTCCACGCACGACCTAGAGCTGGCTCTCCAGATAGCCGATCAGGTGTGGCTCCTCGATGATAATCACGTGCTACATATGGGTCCGCCGAGGGCACTTGCCAGTGACGGCACCTTGCCCAGCTACTTCGCAGCAAAGGGAATCGACTTCGACCCCGAGACACTTCACTTCTCTATTCACGCCTCAAAGGTATGA
- a CDS encoding iron ABC transporter permease — translation MRRLVIAFTVIGLLILVLFVLNLSLGTIAIPFDEVVRILFGRDGEGSEIWRNIIWKSRYPQTITALVAGAGLSISGLQMQTVFRNPLAGPSELGISSGASLGVATFILLSGSISQKALVRMGFVGEMAVSVAALLGALIVMSIIMTMAQRVRGNVVLLIMGVMIGYIANAIIGVLKFFSNDEDVRSYVIWGLGSFAKVSGDQVTTFVLIMLVLIPLSFLLIKVLNLMLLGENYARSLGLNYGRARHLVIFSACLLTAIVTAYCGPIVFIGLAVPHLCRTIFASSNHLTLMPAVTLVGALLALCCNLIARMPGMEGALPINSVTALIGAPIVIWVLFDKRRREEL, via the coding sequence ATGCGACGTCTTGTTATAGCCTTTACAGTTATAGGACTCCTTATACTGGTGCTTTTTGTCCTCAACTTATCGCTGGGGACGATCGCTATTCCCTTCGATGAGGTGGTGCGCATACTCTTCGGACGTGACGGTGAGGGGAGTGAGATATGGCGCAACATCATCTGGAAGAGTCGCTACCCGCAGACGATTACGGCGCTGGTCGCGGGTGCGGGGCTCTCGATCAGTGGTCTACAGATGCAGACGGTCTTTCGCAATCCGCTGGCGGGCCCCTCGGAGCTAGGTATTAGTTCGGGAGCTAGCCTAGGCGTAGCAACCTTTATTCTGCTCTCGGGGAGCATTAGCCAGAAAGCACTTGTGCGGATGGGCTTCGTGGGGGAGATGGCGGTCTCGGTGGCAGCACTCCTCGGTGCGCTCATCGTGATGTCGATCATCATGACGATGGCGCAGCGTGTCCGTGGCAATGTGGTGCTACTGATCATGGGTGTGATGATCGGCTACATAGCGAATGCGATCATCGGGGTGCTGAAGTTCTTTAGCAACGATGAGGATGTGCGGAGCTATGTCATCTGGGGCTTAGGAAGCTTTGCAAAGGTGAGTGGCGATCAAGTAACTACTTTTGTCCTCATCATGCTGGTGCTGATACCGCTCTCATTCTTGCTGATCAAGGTACTTAACTTGATGCTCCTTGGGGAGAACTACGCTCGCAGCCTCGGGCTGAACTACGGGCGGGCACGTCATCTTGTCATCTTCTCGGCTTGTCTGCTGACCGCTATCGTGACCGCTTACTGCGGTCCGATCGTTTTCATAGGGTTGGCGGTGCCGCATCTCTGTCGCACTATCTTTGCCTCCTCCAATCATCTGACTCTGATGCCTGCGGTGACACTCGTGGGTGCACTCCTAGCACTCTGCTGCAATCTAATCGCTCGTATGCCCGGGATGGAAGGTGCATTGCCGATCAACTCGGTGACGGCGCTCATCGGTGCTCCGATCGTGATCTGGGTACTATTTGACAAACGACGTAGAGAGGAACTGTAA
- a CDS encoding ABC transporter substrate-binding protein: MDTLRCVRYLLSCWVLSLLLVSCGKGHSDEGSTRSAESDTTSMIRYAEGLQIEHAGAVTLVTISDPTHDSSEVYRYALVPREQAQELAAEVPEGFTMIETPVRRVIVMTTLQLSNFIKLDAVDRVVGMPSTRFLFNEEMQSRLASGAAKRIGIEGNFDSELIMTLHPDIILVSPFKRGGYDVIKQLDIPLITFLGYKETSPLGQAEWIKFTALLLGMEERAETLFSTIEERYHELQALITDDLIRPKVLSGELHGGNWYVVGGASYLAHLFEDAGADYFMADDKESGGFYVDFETVYAKAADADYWRIANSYDGAFSYDVLGKTDARYRDFKAYRDKQVLYCNLRERPFYELSPVEPEVVLADLIHAFHPQLLPDHEPVFYSILTQ, translated from the coding sequence ATGGATACATTACGCTGTGTAAGATATTTGCTGAGCTGCTGGGTTCTCTCCCTGCTGCTGGTCTCGTGTGGCAAGGGGCACTCAGACGAGGGCTCTACGAGGAGTGCTGAGAGTGACACCACCTCCATGATACGCTATGCCGAGGGGCTACAGATAGAGCATGCCGGTGCGGTGACGCTGGTCACCATCTCAGACCCGACACATGACAGTAGCGAGGTGTATCGCTACGCATTAGTGCCTCGCGAACAAGCGCAGGAGCTAGCTGCTGAGGTGCCTGAGGGCTTTACCATGATAGAGACTCCAGTGCGTCGGGTCATCGTGATGACGACGCTACAGCTCTCTAACTTTATCAAGCTTGATGCGGTAGACCGTGTCGTGGGCATGCCGAGTACGCGCTTCCTCTTCAACGAGGAGATGCAGTCACGACTGGCTTCCGGTGCGGCTAAGCGTATTGGTATCGAGGGCAACTTCGACAGCGAGCTGATCATGACACTGCACCCAGACATTATATTAGTGAGCCCCTTCAAGCGGGGTGGTTATGATGTGATCAAGCAGCTGGACATACCGCTGATTACCTTCCTAGGCTACAAGGAGACTTCGCCACTAGGGCAGGCTGAGTGGATTAAGTTTACGGCACTACTGCTCGGTATGGAGGAGCGTGCGGAGACGCTTTTCAGCACCATTGAGGAGCGCTACCATGAGCTACAAGCATTGATCACGGATGACTTGATCCGCCCGAAGGTGCTTAGTGGCGAACTGCACGGCGGCAACTGGTATGTGGTCGGTGGTGCGAGCTACTTAGCTCACCTCTTTGAGGATGCGGGCGCTGACTACTTTATGGCAGACGATAAGGAGTCGGGAGGCTTCTACGTTGACTTTGAGACGGTCTATGCTAAGGCGGCCGATGCGGACTATTGGCGCATTGCGAATAGCTACGATGGAGCCTTCTCTTATGATGTGCTGGGCAAGACAGATGCACGCTATCGGGACTTCAAGGCTTATCGGGACAAGCAGGTGCTGTACTGCAATTTGCGAGAGAGACCTTTCTACGAGCTGTCACCCGTGGAGCCTGAGGTGGTCTTGGCGGACTTGATCCACGCCTTTCACCCACAGTTGCTTCCGGATCATGAGCCTGTCTTCTACTCCATATTAACCCAATAA
- a CDS encoding Ig-like domain-containing protein, translating to MRTLSVILSTLLLVVGLASCRGDKPTPVVTEATSLTLSPTAITLQVGKTQQLTVTVQPAGQIFTATFTSDKPEVATVDAKGLITAVAEGTAHITAQVGKLTQQCVVTVSNTAPAVKLEVETTALSIKKGGNARINYTVTPADTPVTFTSDKPDIATVDAQGLVTGVAAGSATIAVSAAGQSASVAVMVTEDQGGGTTDQTELPLLKFAIEQDAQGVPVDADVLKHEQAVGRTLKPVTIGKGSDGGDLTFPGFVNTALTITGAVYGLSIQSGEKVIIAFSKESLAACPRTQAMLADYGFDHLEQSKFQNGTPCKIGTKSDNSSIQVTIYDEPNSELQSTLIIEFLEKRELPTAHPILPNAKDFPDYATFATGDVAKIKEFESTLGFRNFDAEKSNEDAKNLLFETKQESIPESNFQLVYYVSSAKTKFINSIVNVIKGPEDFADPKLKEWFTTNGYGNKFETHADKGYAYGWDASSKIFCQIFIKEGVTFIQIFEKQQSQSASQMRRLAFEQYKTTSAQPQRARYYKFQHRR from the coding sequence ATGAGAACTCTTTCAGTCATTCTATCCACACTCCTACTAGTCGTAGGACTCGCATCATGCCGCGGGGACAAGCCTACACCCGTAGTCACCGAGGCTACCAGCTTGACACTATCCCCTACGGCTATCACGCTGCAGGTCGGGAAGACCCAGCAGCTCACAGTCACCGTTCAGCCAGCTGGCCAGATCTTTACCGCGACCTTCACCAGTGACAAGCCTGAAGTAGCTACCGTCGACGCTAAAGGGCTCATCACAGCGGTCGCTGAGGGCACGGCTCACATCACCGCTCAGGTAGGCAAGCTCACACAGCAGTGCGTCGTCACTGTATCTAACACGGCTCCCGCAGTGAAGCTAGAAGTCGAGACCACGGCCCTATCTATCAAAAAGGGTGGTAATGCTCGGATCAATTATACAGTCACACCTGCCGACACACCCGTCACCTTCACAAGTGACAAGCCCGACATAGCAACTGTCGATGCGCAGGGCCTCGTCACGGGCGTTGCGGCTGGTAGTGCGACGATTGCTGTCTCTGCTGCTGGTCAGTCTGCCAGTGTCGCCGTCATGGTGACTGAAGATCAGGGAGGTGGCACCACCGATCAGACCGAGCTTCCTCTGCTCAAGTTTGCCATAGAGCAAGACGCTCAGGGAGTCCCCGTCGATGCCGATGTCCTCAAGCATGAGCAGGCTGTGGGTCGCACGCTGAAGCCTGTCACCATCGGTAAGGGTTCCGATGGTGGTGATCTTACTTTTCCAGGATTTGTCAATACCGCTCTGACCATCACTGGCGCCGTTTATGGGCTCAGCATTCAGTCTGGTGAAAAGGTAATCATAGCTTTCAGCAAGGAGAGCCTAGCCGCGTGTCCTAGGACACAAGCTATGCTTGCAGACTATGGCTTTGATCATCTAGAGCAGAGCAAGTTCCAAAATGGTACTCCCTGTAAGATTGGGACCAAGAGTGACAACTCCAGTATCCAAGTAACGATCTATGACGAACCAAATAGTGAGCTACAGTCTACCCTCATCATCGAGTTTCTAGAGAAGAGAGAGCTGCCCACAGCGCATCCTATCCTCCCGAATGCTAAGGACTTCCCCGACTATGCGACATTCGCAACAGGTGATGTCGCCAAGATCAAGGAGTTTGAGAGCACCCTCGGCTTCCGCAACTTTGACGCCGAAAAGTCCAATGAAGACGCCAAGAACTTGCTCTTCGAGACGAAGCAGGAGTCTATCCCTGAGTCAAACTTCCAGCTAGTCTACTATGTATCTAGTGCTAAGACCAAGTTTATCAACAGCATTGTCAACGTCATCAAGGGCCCGGAAGACTTCGCTGATCCCAAGCTCAAGGAGTGGTTTACGACGAATGGCTACGGCAATAAGTTTGAGACTCATGCCGACAAGGGCTATGCGTACGGTTGGGATGCCTCAAGCAAGATCTTCTGTCAAATCTTCATCAAAGAAGGAGTCACATTCATCCAGATCTTTGAGAAGCAGCAATCGCAGTCAGCTAGCCAGATGCGTCGTCTAGCCTTCGAGCAGTACAAGACGACGTCAGCTCAGCCCCAGAGAGCCCGGTACTACAAGTTCCAGCACCGTCGCTAA